The following proteins are co-located in the Planococcus plakortidis genome:
- the ruvA gene encoding Holliday junction branch migration protein RuvA translates to MYDYIKGQVTRVTPEYLVVEQQGVGWQIFAPNPYSFGSDELQIFVHHHVREDAQFLFGFPTLEQRELFRKLISVSGIGPKGALAILASGQPQFVIEAIEQEDEKYLVKFPGVGKKTARQMILDLKGKLTDFFGESYEEAGQPDLFGGDETELEEAMLALGALGYSEREITKVKPQLKGLELDTEGYMKKALQLLLKQT, encoded by the coding sequence ATGTACGATTACATAAAAGGGCAAGTCACGCGTGTGACGCCTGAATATTTAGTGGTGGAACAGCAGGGAGTCGGCTGGCAGATCTTTGCCCCGAACCCGTATTCATTCGGATCCGATGAACTGCAGATCTTTGTGCATCATCACGTAAGGGAAGACGCGCAGTTCCTGTTCGGCTTCCCGACGCTCGAGCAACGGGAGTTGTTCCGCAAGCTCATCAGCGTCTCGGGCATCGGCCCTAAAGGCGCTTTGGCGATTTTGGCATCCGGCCAGCCGCAATTCGTCATCGAGGCGATCGAGCAGGAAGACGAGAAGTATTTGGTGAAATTCCCTGGCGTCGGCAAGAAAACCGCCCGCCAGATGATCTTGGACTTGAAAGGCAAGCTGACGGATTTCTTCGGGGAATCCTACGAGGAAGCGGGCCAGCCGGACTTGTTCGGCGGCGACGAAACCGAGCTCGAAGAAGCGATGCTCGCGCTCGGTGCGCTCGGCTATTCGGAACGCGAGATCACGAAAGTGAAGCCGCAGTTGAAAGGCCTGGAGCTCGACACGGAAGGCTATATGAAGAAAGCCCTTCAATTACTATTGAAACAGACTTAA
- the ruvB gene encoding Holliday junction branch migration DNA helicase RuvB, translating to MEERIIDGEISEFDERFEQSLRPQRLSQYIGQQKVKHNLEIFIEAARMRNESLDHVLLYGPPGLGKTTLATVIANEMEVGVKMTSGPAIERPGDLAAIVSSLEPGDVLFIDEIHRLNRSIEEVLYPAMEDFCLDIVVGKGPTARSVRLDLPPFTLIGATTRAGALSAPLRDRFGVLSRLEYYDTEALTDIVERSAALFEADIDPHAAGEIARRSRGTPRIANRLLKRVRDYAMVRGNGSITTDMAEQALEMLQVDPLGLDHIDHKLLTGMISRFRGGPVGLDTIAASIGEESTTIEDVYEPYLLQIGFIQRTPRGRTVTPLAYEHFKMEMPE from the coding sequence ATGGAAGAACGCATCATTGACGGCGAAATTTCGGAATTCGATGAGCGCTTTGAGCAATCGTTGCGGCCACAGCGTTTGTCGCAATACATCGGCCAGCAGAAGGTAAAGCATAATTTAGAGATTTTCATCGAAGCAGCGAGAATGCGCAACGAATCGCTGGACCATGTGCTGCTTTACGGGCCGCCGGGTCTCGGGAAGACGACCCTTGCGACCGTCATCGCCAATGAAATGGAAGTCGGCGTCAAGATGACTTCTGGCCCTGCGATCGAACGGCCGGGCGATTTGGCGGCGATCGTGTCGTCACTGGAGCCGGGGGATGTATTGTTCATCGACGAGATCCACCGGCTGAACCGCTCGATCGAAGAAGTGCTGTACCCAGCGATGGAGGATTTTTGCCTTGATATCGTCGTCGGAAAAGGGCCGACAGCGCGCTCGGTGCGTCTCGATTTGCCGCCGTTCACCCTGATAGGGGCGACGACGCGTGCAGGCGCTTTATCGGCGCCGCTTCGCGACCGTTTTGGCGTGTTGTCGCGGCTCGAGTATTACGACACGGAAGCGTTGACGGATATCGTCGAACGCAGCGCCGCTTTATTCGAGGCGGATATCGACCCGCATGCCGCGGGTGAAATCGCACGCCGTTCCCGCGGCACCCCGCGTATTGCGAACCGGTTGCTAAAACGCGTGCGCGATTACGCGATGGTGCGCGGCAACGGCTCGATCACGACCGATATGGCCGAGCAGGCGCTCGAGATGCTGCAAGTCGACCCGCTCGGGCTGGACCATATCGACCATAAGCTACTGACCGGCATGATCAGCCGTTTTAGAGGCGGGCCGGTCGGTTTGGACACGATCGCTGCAAGCATCGGCGAGGAATCGACGACGATTGAAGATGTTTACGAGCCGTATCTTTTGCAGATCGGCTTTATCCAACGGACGCCGAGAGGGCGCACTGTGACGCCTCTTGCATACGAACACTTTAAAATGGAGATGCCTGAATGA
- the queA gene encoding tRNA preQ1(34) S-adenosylmethionine ribosyltransferase-isomerase QueA, whose translation MNVNDFDFELPEELIAQTPLLDRTSSRLLVMGKETGAVEHKHFRDILGHLHAGDTLVLNDTRVLPARLMGTKEETGANIEVLLLKQAEEDVWETLVKPAKKVKVGTVVSFGDGLLRAECTGVLDHGGRYFKFIYDGIFYEILDQLGEMPLPPYIREKLEDQDRYQTVFAKERGSAAAPTAGLHFTDELLQEIRNKGVNIAFITLHVGLGTFRPVSVESIEDHEMHAEFYRITKETAELINETKQRGGRVISVGTTSTRTLESVAKKFGGKLQEDNGWTDIFIYPGYQFEAVDGLITNFHLPKSTLVMLVSAMSNRDAILNAYNEAVKERYRFFSFGDAMFIEPQKKETES comes from the coding sequence TTGAATGTAAACGATTTTGATTTTGAGTTGCCGGAGGAATTGATCGCGCAAACGCCGCTTCTCGACCGGACGTCTAGCCGCTTGCTCGTCATGGGCAAAGAAACGGGTGCGGTCGAACACAAGCATTTCCGTGACATCCTTGGCCATCTGCACGCAGGCGACACGCTCGTGTTGAACGATACGCGCGTGCTCCCGGCACGCCTCATGGGCACGAAAGAAGAGACCGGCGCCAACATCGAAGTGCTACTATTGAAACAGGCTGAAGAAGACGTGTGGGAAACGCTCGTCAAGCCGGCCAAGAAAGTGAAAGTCGGCACGGTCGTGTCGTTCGGCGATGGATTGTTGCGCGCGGAATGCACAGGTGTCCTGGACCACGGGGGCCGTTATTTCAAATTCATCTATGACGGGATTTTCTATGAGATCCTCGACCAATTGGGCGAAATGCCGCTGCCGCCGTATATCCGCGAGAAACTGGAAGACCAGGACCGTTACCAGACGGTGTTCGCGAAAGAACGGGGCAGTGCCGCGGCGCCGACTGCCGGGCTCCATTTCACCGATGAATTATTGCAGGAAATCCGCAACAAAGGCGTCAATATCGCCTTCATCACTTTGCACGTCGGCCTCGGCACGTTCCGCCCGGTGTCGGTGGAATCGATCGAAGACCACGAGATGCATGCGGAGTTCTACCGCATCACAAAAGAAACTGCAGAATTGATCAATGAAACGAAACAACGAGGCGGCCGCGTCATCTCTGTTGGCACGACCTCGACGCGCACGCTCGAGTCGGTCGCGAAGAAATTCGGCGGCAAGCTGCAGGAAGACAACGGCTGGACGGATATCTTCATCTATCCGGGCTATCAATTTGAAGCGGTGGACGGTTTGATCACCAATTTCCATTTGCCTAAATCGACGCTCGTCATGCTTGTCAGCGCGATGTCGAACCGCGACGCCATCTTGAATGCGTACAATGAAGCCGTGAAAGAGCGCTACCGCTTTTTCAGCTTCGGCGACGCGATGTTTATTGAACCGCAGAAAAAGGAGACCGAATCATGA
- the tgt gene encoding tRNA guanosine(34) transglycosylase Tgt has product MTHAVTYEHIKTCKQTGARLGIVHTPHGSFETPAFMPVGTQATVKTMSPEELKAMNAGIILSNTYHLWLRPGNDVIREAGGLHKFMNWDRPILTDSGGFQVFSLSEFRNIKEEGVHFRNHMNGDKLFLSPEKAMQIQNDLGSDIMMAFDECPPYPATHEYMKSSVERTSRWAERCLEAHARPQDQGLFGIIQGGEYEDLRRQSAEDLVALDFPGYAIGGLSVGEPKDVMNRALEFTTPFMPFDKPRYLMGVGSPDSLIDGSIRGIDMFDCVLPTRIARNGTLMTSTGRLNLKNAKFKRDFTPIDEKCTCYTCTNYTRAYVHHLLRADETFGIRLTSYHNLHFLLNLMEQVRQAIREDRLGDFREEFFEAYGFNKPNAKNF; this is encoded by the coding sequence ATGACCCATGCAGTAACATACGAACATATCAAAACTTGTAAACAGACAGGCGCACGCCTCGGCATCGTCCACACGCCGCACGGCTCGTTCGAAACGCCTGCTTTTATGCCGGTCGGCACGCAAGCGACCGTCAAGACGATGAGCCCGGAAGAATTGAAAGCGATGAACGCCGGCATCATCCTAAGCAATACCTACCACCTGTGGCTACGCCCTGGGAATGACGTCATCAGGGAAGCAGGCGGCCTTCATAAATTCATGAACTGGGACCGCCCGATTTTGACCGATTCCGGCGGATTCCAAGTGTTCTCGCTGAGCGAGTTCCGCAATATCAAAGAAGAAGGCGTTCATTTCCGCAACCATATGAACGGCGATAAATTGTTCTTGAGCCCGGAAAAAGCGATGCAAATCCAGAACGACCTCGGCTCGGACATCATGATGGCGTTTGATGAATGCCCGCCCTACCCGGCGACGCATGAATACATGAAATCGAGCGTCGAACGCACGTCGCGCTGGGCGGAACGCTGCCTAGAAGCGCATGCGCGCCCGCAAGACCAAGGTTTGTTCGGGATCATCCAGGGCGGTGAATACGAGGACTTGCGCAGACAAAGCGCAGAAGACCTCGTCGCGCTCGACTTCCCGGGCTATGCGATCGGCGGATTGTCGGTTGGTGAACCGAAAGATGTCATGAACCGTGCGCTCGAATTCACGACGCCGTTCATGCCGTTTGACAAGCCGCGTTATTTGATGGGCGTCGGCTCGCCGGATTCCTTGATCGACGGCTCCATCCGCGGCATCGACATGTTCGACTGCGTATTGCCGACGCGCATTGCCCGCAACGGCACGTTGATGACGAGCACAGGCCGCCTGAATTTGAAGAATGCCAAGTTCAAGCGTGATTTCACCCCGATCGATGAGAAATGCACATGCTATACGTGCACGAATTACACGCGCGCTTATGTGCACCACCTATTGCGTGCCGATGAAACCTTCGGAATACGCCTTACGAGTTATCATAACCTGCATTTTCTGTTAAACTTAATGGAGCAGGTGCGTCAAGCGATCCGCGAAGACCGCCTGGGAGATTTCCGCGAAGAATTTTTTGAAGCGTACGGATTCAACAAGCCGAATGCAAAAAATTTCTGA
- the yajC gene encoding preprotein translocase subunit YajC, whose translation METLIALSPLLLMFLLMWLFIIRPAQKRQKATANMQSELKRGDRIVTIGGLHGQVDAVDDTTIYITVADGTRMQFERQAIARIVE comes from the coding sequence ATGGAAACATTAATTGCGTTATCACCTTTACTATTGATGTTCTTGCTGATGTGGCTCTTCATCATCCGCCCAGCGCAAAAACGCCAGAAAGCGACCGCTAACATGCAATCCGAATTGAAACGTGGGGACCGCATCGTCACGATCGGCGGCTTGCATGGCCAAGTCGACGCTGTGGACGATACGACCATCTACATCACGGTGGCAGACGGCACGCGCATGCAATTTGAGCGCCAGGCGATTGCCCGCATTGTTGAATAA
- a CDS encoding post-transcriptional regulator, with protein MMSYPEKYEQVLPALESKCSEFTYLQYETFTPEALWDYCLKKVWKKKQIEALRLHEMVSDIMDLTASDFVAYHQVEAFKTANFFTEDSMEDLQQLLRPARQKPRGI; from the coding sequence ATGATGAGCTATCCGGAAAAATACGAGCAGGTGCTGCCCGCATTGGAGAGCAAATGCAGCGAATTCACGTATTTGCAATACGAAACATTCACCCCGGAAGCCTTGTGGGATTATTGTCTGAAAAAAGTGTGGAAAAAGAAACAGATCGAAGCGCTGCGTTTGCATGAAATGGTATCGGATATCATGGATCTGACAGCTTCCGATTTTGTCGCTTACCATCAAGTGGAAGCCTTTAAAACCGCGAACTTTTTCACGGAAGACAGCATGGAGGACCTGCAGCAGCTTCTTCGTCCGGCGCGCCAGAAACCGCGCGGGATTTGA
- the secDF gene encoding protein translocase subunit SecDF, giving the protein MKARSRIIAFFLLVFMLVGLIGTTSLPIAKDINLGLDLQGGFEVLYQVEPLEEGQEITEEVVSDTTDALRSRIDVLGVSEPSIQIESGNRIRVQLAGIEDQSSARELLSTEANLSFRDADDNVMLSGNDLKQGGATATFNQEGQPIVTLELNEPGKFAEVTGEIAQKPAPDNVLVIWLDFEEGVDSYQEERLEADPKFVSDPRVQQRINSPSVEISGSFTVEETQNLAGILNAGALPVKLEEVYSTSVGAQFGEQALEQTTFAAGIGIAAVLIFMLLFYRFPGAIAAITLSAYVYLILVIFEWIGGVLTLPGIAAIMLGVGMAVDANIITYERIREELRTGESVRDAFRAGARSSFSAIIDANITTLLAAAVLFYFGTSSVKGFATMLIISILASFLTAVWGSRLMLGLWVWSGFLDNKPGWFGLSKNKIHSKEENLHITDLTTPYDRFDFAGNRRKFFAASLALILSGLAVLSIFQLNLGIDFSSGTRVEITSESSLTQDEVESFVESAGYPSDDIVMAGEGSSIGVVRYSEEFSQQEIEELKSAAVDEYGIEPNVSTVSPTVGIELAQNAMYALAIAAVGIIIYVAFRFEWRMGVASVVALLHDAFFIVAAFSLMRLEVDITFIAAVLTIIGYSINDTIVTFDRIRENMRRVKKIETIDQLERIVNTSLRQTLTRSINTVMTVFLVVLALLIFGAASITNFSIALLIGLIAGTYSSIFIAAQIWLVLKKGELKKKGPIDIEKKEQESKWGSDEPVV; this is encoded by the coding sequence ATGAAAGCAAGATCTCGCATCATCGCCTTTTTCCTGCTGGTATTCATGCTCGTCGGCCTGATCGGCACAACCAGCCTGCCGATCGCTAAAGACATCAATCTCGGGCTTGACCTGCAGGGCGGATTTGAAGTTCTTTACCAAGTCGAACCGCTCGAAGAAGGGCAGGAAATCACAGAAGAAGTCGTCTCCGACACGACGGATGCGCTGAGAAGCCGCATCGACGTGCTCGGCGTCAGTGAACCGAGTATCCAGATCGAAAGCGGCAACCGGATCCGCGTCCAGTTGGCGGGCATCGAAGACCAGTCATCGGCCCGTGAGCTGCTCTCGACAGAAGCGAATCTATCGTTCCGCGATGCGGACGATAATGTCATGCTGTCGGGGAACGATCTCAAACAAGGCGGTGCCACGGCCACTTTCAATCAGGAAGGCCAGCCGATCGTCACGCTTGAGCTGAACGAGCCGGGCAAATTCGCCGAAGTGACTGGCGAAATCGCCCAAAAGCCGGCACCGGACAATGTGCTGGTCATCTGGCTCGATTTTGAGGAAGGCGTCGATTCCTATCAGGAAGAACGCCTGGAAGCGGACCCGAAATTCGTTTCCGACCCGCGCGTCCAACAGCGCATCAATTCACCTAGTGTGGAAATCTCGGGATCCTTCACAGTGGAAGAAACTCAAAACCTGGCAGGTATTTTGAATGCCGGTGCGCTTCCGGTGAAATTGGAGGAAGTGTATTCGACATCTGTCGGTGCACAGTTCGGTGAACAGGCGCTGGAGCAGACGACATTCGCAGCCGGCATCGGCATCGCGGCTGTCCTCATCTTCATGCTGTTGTTCTACCGCTTCCCTGGAGCGATTGCAGCCATCACGCTTTCCGCATACGTCTATTTGATTCTCGTGATTTTCGAATGGATCGGCGGCGTGCTGACCTTGCCGGGCATCGCGGCAATCATGCTCGGTGTCGGGATGGCAGTGGATGCCAATATCATCACTTACGAACGCATACGCGAGGAATTGCGCACCGGTGAGTCCGTGCGGGATGCATTCCGTGCAGGCGCCAGATCATCGTTCTCCGCAATCATCGACGCCAATATCACTACGCTCCTCGCTGCGGCCGTATTGTTCTATTTCGGCACCAGTTCCGTCAAAGGCTTCGCGACGATGTTGATCATTTCCATTCTCGCCAGCTTCCTGACAGCCGTTTGGGGCTCCCGGCTCATGCTCGGCTTATGGGTATGGAGCGGGTTCCTCGACAATAAGCCAGGCTGGTTCGGCTTATCGAAAAACAAGATCCACTCGAAAGAAGAGAATCTCCATATCACGGATTTGACGACGCCTTACGACCGCTTTGATTTTGCCGGCAACCGCCGCAAATTCTTCGCCGCGTCACTTGCGCTCATCTTATCCGGGCTGGCCGTCCTGTCGATCTTCCAGTTGAATCTCGGAATCGATTTCTCCAGCGGTACGCGCGTGGAAATCACTTCCGAATCCTCGCTTACCCAAGATGAAGTGGAGAGCTTCGTGGAAAGTGCCGGTTATCCGTCAGACGACATCGTTATGGCGGGAGAAGGCTCTTCCATCGGTGTCGTCCGTTACAGCGAGGAATTCAGCCAGCAGGAAATCGAGGAATTGAAATCCGCGGCTGTGGACGAATACGGCATCGAACCTAATGTCTCCACTGTGTCGCCGACCGTCGGCATCGAACTCGCACAGAACGCCATGTATGCACTTGCCATCGCGGCAGTGGGCATCATCATCTATGTGGCCTTCCGCTTTGAATGGCGCATGGGCGTGGCTTCGGTCGTTGCACTCCTGCACGATGCATTCTTTATCGTCGCGGCCTTCAGCTTGATGCGTCTCGAAGTGGACATTACGTTCATCGCCGCTGTCCTAACTATCATCGGTTATTCGATCAACGACACGATCGTCACCTTTGACCGGATCCGTGAGAACATGCGCCGCGTCAAGAAAATCGAAACCATCGACCAGTTGGAGAGAATCGTTAATACTTCGCTCCGGCAGACCTTGACGCGTTCGATCAATACCGTCATGACGGTTTTCCTCGTCGTGCTTGCGCTCTTGATCTTCGGTGCTGCATCGATCACGAACTTCTCGATCGCCTTGTTGATCGGCTTGATCGCAGGGACGTATTCTTCGATCTTCATCGCGGCCCAGATCTGGCTTGTCCTGAAAAAAGGCGAGCTGAAAAAGAAAGGGCCGATCGATATCGAGAAGAAAGAACAAGAGTCCAAATGGGGCTCCGACGAACCGGTCGTATAA
- a CDS encoding LapA family protein codes for MKMQWLLLLGLVFAIIIAIFAVFNVDNVPVNYVFGEAEWPLILVILVSALLGFLLSSILAMTRNYQLKRKVKTLQKEVAVKESLIATQQNEIAEYQKAGVTPDPMVVTGEERVHDEDEALRSQPKRDEFTTTDTQDRRTDTRRDEL; via the coding sequence ATGAAAATGCAATGGCTCTTATTGCTCGGTCTTGTTTTTGCCATCATCATCGCTATTTTTGCCGTCTTTAATGTCGATAATGTGCCGGTCAATTATGTGTTCGGCGAAGCTGAGTGGCCGTTGATTTTGGTCATTCTTGTCTCCGCATTGCTCGGGTTCCTGCTATCGAGCATCCTCGCCATGACGCGCAACTACCAATTGAAGCGCAAGGTAAAGACGCTCCAGAAGGAAGTGGCGGTCAAGGAATCGCTCATCGCGACACAGCAGAACGAAATCGCTGAATACCAGAAAGCGGGCGTCACGCCTGACCCGATGGTGGTCACGGGAGAAGAGCGGGTGCATGATGAGGACGAAGCGCTCCGGTCGCAGCCCAAACGGGACGAGTTCACCACCACCGATACACAAGATCGCCGGACGGACACACGCCGCGACGAATTGTAA
- the recJ gene encoding single-stranded-DNA-specific exonuclease RecJ, giving the protein MIESKKRWQLTSPDEQVVQSLQEALSLSSVLAKILVTRGIDTVGKAQEFLDVELSGIHNPFLMKDMDVAVARIQQAIEAEEKILVYGDYDADGVTSTTVMMTVLQDLGADVSFKIPNRFDHGYGPNAKLFKEAHAEGINLIVTVDNGVSGIEPVRLANELGMDVIISDHHDIGDELPEALAIIHPRHPEGEYPFGELAGVGVAFKIAQALYGDIPDHLTELVAIGTIADLVPLHGENRVLVKEGLRALQDSPMPAIAALADVAGVKQRDITEETIGFMFGPRINAIGRLQSADPAVRMFMTDDPAEARSLADGLDVLNKERQAIVKAISQQAIEQVEARYGEQLPHVIVVAQEGWNPGVVGIVASKLTEKFYRPSIVLSLDLANDKAKGSARSIEGFHLYNELAKNRDILPHFGGHPMAAGMTLAAEHVDELRERLNEQAKTVLTAEDLVPVVSIDIPVTLDEVSTDTIEGMRRLAPFGMGFAKPKFYLNGVKVAGIRKIGASQAHLKMELAQNSSTLDAVGFGIGELGDELTPDVKIDVIGDLQINEWNGRKKPQLLVEDIRTDEWQLFDIRGIRQVSRWSKLIPKQNQVFVAFQKETEAVFRSLLDGPIVPAQSLSESGSAQDHLVLLDLPDSEEQLSSVLKQVRPKRVYAHFYAQESHYFERIPDREQFKWLFGFVKKRGSFDFKKNGDELAKHKGWSRETLFFMLQVFFELGFVTLNNGITEIAQAPGKRDLSEAPAYKKRERQIALEQKLLYASYRDLKDWFDAQVSAKEEELWI; this is encoded by the coding sequence ATGATTGAATCGAAAAAAAGATGGCAATTGACAAGCCCGGATGAACAAGTCGTGCAGAGCTTGCAGGAAGCGCTGTCCTTATCTTCCGTGCTGGCGAAAATCCTCGTCACGCGGGGCATCGATACGGTCGGGAAAGCGCAGGAGTTTCTGGATGTGGAGTTGTCCGGCATACATAACCCGTTTCTGATGAAGGATATGGACGTCGCAGTGGCGCGTATCCAACAGGCGATTGAAGCGGAAGAGAAAATTCTCGTCTACGGTGATTACGATGCAGACGGAGTCACCAGTACGACGGTCATGATGACGGTGTTGCAGGATTTGGGTGCCGATGTCAGTTTCAAGATCCCGAACCGCTTCGACCATGGCTACGGCCCGAATGCGAAGCTGTTCAAGGAAGCGCACGCGGAAGGCATCAACTTGATCGTCACGGTCGATAACGGCGTATCAGGAATCGAGCCGGTGCGCTTGGCGAATGAACTTGGGATGGACGTCATCATCAGCGACCACCACGATATCGGCGATGAACTCCCTGAAGCGCTCGCGATCATCCATCCGCGCCACCCGGAAGGCGAGTATCCGTTTGGTGAACTGGCTGGCGTAGGCGTGGCCTTCAAGATTGCCCAGGCGCTATACGGAGATATCCCGGACCATTTGACCGAGCTGGTCGCGATCGGCACGATTGCCGATTTGGTGCCGTTGCATGGGGAGAACCGCGTGCTCGTCAAAGAAGGCTTGCGCGCCTTGCAGGATTCGCCGATGCCCGCGATTGCAGCGCTCGCGGATGTAGCGGGCGTCAAGCAGCGCGATATCACCGAAGAGACAATCGGCTTCATGTTCGGCCCGCGCATCAATGCGATCGGCCGTCTGCAATCGGCGGACCCGGCCGTACGGATGTTCATGACCGACGACCCAGCGGAAGCGAGATCGCTTGCGGACGGTTTGGACGTCTTGAACAAAGAACGCCAGGCAATCGTCAAGGCGATTTCACAGCAAGCGATCGAACAAGTCGAGGCGCGTTACGGCGAGCAGCTGCCGCATGTCATCGTCGTGGCCCAGGAAGGCTGGAATCCAGGCGTGGTCGGCATCGTCGCTTCGAAATTGACCGAGAAATTCTACCGCCCGTCCATCGTCCTGTCGCTCGATTTGGCAAACGACAAAGCGAAAGGCTCGGCGCGCAGCATCGAAGGCTTCCATCTCTATAATGAACTTGCCAAAAACCGGGACATCCTGCCGCATTTCGGCGGGCACCCGATGGCAGCTGGCATGACGCTCGCTGCAGAACATGTCGATGAGCTGCGTGAACGTTTGAACGAACAAGCAAAAACTGTATTGACCGCTGAGGATTTGGTACCGGTCGTGTCGATCGATATTCCGGTTACCTTGGATGAGGTGAGCACGGATACCATCGAAGGCATGCGCCGCCTCGCCCCGTTCGGGATGGGCTTTGCCAAGCCGAAGTTTTATTTGAACGGCGTGAAAGTGGCGGGCATCCGTAAAATCGGTGCCAGCCAGGCTCATCTGAAGATGGAGCTGGCGCAAAACAGTTCCACCTTAGATGCGGTCGGTTTCGGCATCGGCGAGCTCGGCGATGAATTGACGCCTGATGTGAAGATCGATGTCATCGGTGATTTGCAGATTAACGAATGGAACGGTCGTAAAAAGCCGCAGCTATTGGTGGAGGATATCCGCACGGACGAATGGCAATTGTTCGACATCCGCGGCATCCGCCAAGTGAGCCGCTGGTCGAAGCTCATCCCGAAACAGAACCAGGTGTTCGTCGCATTCCAGAAAGAGACCGAAGCGGTGTTCCGCTCGCTGCTCGACGGCCCGATCGTCCCGGCACAATCCTTGTCGGAGTCCGGTTCTGCGCAAGACCATCTCGTGCTATTGGACCTGCCGGATTCAGAGGAGCAGCTGTCGTCCGTCCTTAAGCAAGTGCGGCCGAAGCGCGTCTATGCCCATTTCTATGCACAGGAATCCCACTATTTCGAGCGTATCCCGGACCGCGAGCAGTTCAAATGGCTATTCGGTTTCGTCAAGAAGCGCGGCAGCTTCGACTTCAAAAAGAACGGTGATGAACTCGCCAAACATAAAGGCTGGAGCCGCGAGACATTATTTTTCATGCTTCAGGTGTTTTTTGAACTTGGTTTTGTTACACTTAACAATGGAATTACCGAGATTGCACAGGCTCCGGGAAAACGCGACCTGTCGGAAGCGCCGGCTTATAAGAAGCGCGAGCGTCAGATTGCCTTGGAACAGAAGCTCTTGTATGCATCCTATCGGGATCTAAAAGACTGGTTCGACGCCCAAGTGTCAGCCAAGGAGGAAGAATTATGGATTTAA
- a CDS encoding adenine phosphoribosyltransferase — translation MDLKQYITIVEDWPKPGIKFKDITSLMDSGEAYKYATDQIVAYAKTVDAELIVGPEARGFIIGCPVAYALGIGFAPVRKEGKLPREVIRAQYGLEYGTDVLTMHKDAIKPGQRVLITDDLLATGGTINATINLVEQLGGVVVGCAFLIELTYLDGRKNLDGYDVTTLMQY, via the coding sequence ATGGATTTAAAGCAATATATTACGATTGTAGAAGATTGGCCGAAGCCAGGAATCAAGTTCAAGGATATTACATCCTTGATGGACAGCGGCGAAGCCTATAAATACGCAACGGATCAAATCGTCGCCTATGCGAAGACGGTCGATGCAGAACTCATCGTCGGGCCGGAAGCGCGCGGCTTCATCATTGGCTGCCCTGTCGCTTACGCACTTGGAATTGGCTTTGCGCCAGTCCGCAAAGAAGGCAAGTTGCCGCGTGAAGTGATTCGCGCACAATACGGCCTGGAGTACGGCACAGACGTGTTGACGATGCATAAGGATGCCATCAAACCAGGACAGCGCGTCTTGATCACGGATGACCTTTTGGCTACCGGCGGAACGATCAATGCGACGATCAACTTGGTTGAGCAGCTCGGCGGCGTTGTGGTCGGCTGCGCATTTTTGATCGAATTGACCTATTTGGATGGCCGCAAGAACCTCGACGGCTACGATGTCACGACTTTGATGCAATATTAA